The following DNA comes from Hordeum vulgare subsp. vulgare chromosome 3H, MorexV3_pseudomolecules_assembly, whole genome shotgun sequence.
GGGGAAAACAAACAGGGAAAAGGGTGCTCTGAAGAGTGAGTGAGATAATCAAGATAGGCATGGCAAGCATTGGATGCCAAATCGGCCACGCAAAGGAGTGAAGGCCAAGCAAGTGAGTATAGCAAGAGTCAAACTTTTCTGCTCAGCCTATCATGGTAATCTATCAGCAGGAGAGGAAGCCTGAACAGTGCACGCCTCCTCTGGATCCCTGCCTCCTGCTCGAAATGGCACCCACGGCCTACATGGTTTGCACCCCTGAACACATCCCCACATATGGAAAGGCAGACATTGGGAACATAAGCAAGGCATGAGACAAGAAGAAACCAATTGCACAAAACCAGCAGGCAATGACCTGATCAATTCATTATGCAAAGTGGTACTAGTGTTGATTTGATCTTGCATTATCCTGTTTAACATTCCTAATTGACAATTATTATTCTCTAAGAGTACATTAGTACTGCTAGAAAATTAAGGAACTGCTGCTGCTAGGAGGACTGGACTGGACTGGACTAGACTAGGAACGATTAACACTTGGATGTCGTCATACAGCATGAACAAATTAATGGCGAAAACCATGCATTGCACCCCGGCCATGGGAGGGTTGACAGGTTTGTACTTACTAGCAATGAAGAGAAGAAAGCAAAGAATGGTACTGTAGTGATGATCTACTATGTGACCTTACTCTTCTAGCAGCTCAGCTCAGCTCAGTTCATGGTGTTACCATAGCTGGACCCGCCGCCAAGTATGTGCTggcctcctccccctccgcctgctcctccggcgccgccgccaccgtACATGTCCGAGGGCGCCATCGAGGACGAACCCCCGCCTCCCCTCGCGGCattgccaccgccgccgccgaggtGGAGCTCGGACATGTTGGGCACGGCGCCTCCGGTGGACGGATCAATGTCATTGCTGGCGCGGCCGTCGTCGACGCCCTGGTCGTAGAGGAAGCCCTTGAAGACGTGGCCGTTGATGGTCACCGTGGCCTGGTACGCGTACTCGTCCTCCCCGTCGTCGATGGACGTCACGCGCACGCACCTGAACACCGCCGGCGCGCGCACCTGCCGCGGCAGGTTCCCCCGAAACGACGCGTCTGCAGCACACATGTATGTAGATCGATCGATGCTCAGCGAACCGTGTGGAATTACGCACGCGTGAGGAGTATACGGCTCCGTGGTTACAACACATACATACCTTGATGGCTGGAGGTGGTGTCGTAGCTGCGGGGCGTGGTGGCGTTGGAGGTGGAGGTGTGCGACGTGGTGGCCTGCTGCTGGGAGGAGAGGAGGCGCGGCTTCTTGGAGCCCGCGGCGGTGGAGGCGttggcgggggaggaggcggagccGCCGAGGTGCTGGCGCtcgcggcggcgggcggcggggaCCCAGGTGCTCTTGACGTGCGTGGAGCAGTCGAAGCCGCGGCTCTTGCAGCAGGTGCGGCAGCGGCTGTGGGTGCAGTCCTTCTTGGCCTGGTTGCCGCAGTCCTGGCAGGTGGTGGTGCCGGAGCCGGAggagccgtcgccgccgccgtccagcATCGGGACGGGCTTCTTCAGGTAGAAGGGGccaaggctagggttagggttgccGCCGCCAGCGCCGCCGGCCGACGGCGAGTGATGCTGCGCGGACTGCCAGAACTGGATGCCGCCGCTGGCGGCCGCGGCCTTGGCCGCCTCGGGGTCGAGCACGCAGGGCCCCGCGGAGAGCAGCGGGAAGATGGCGTCGGAGGCGGccgggtcgtggtggtggtgatggtggtgcgtGTGGTGGAACGAGGCGGCGGGCGCGACAACCACCATCCCCACGTCCCCCGCCGCCATCCCGTAGTTCAGCGCCGCCTGGCGCGAGgcgggcgacgaggaggccgcgccCCACAGCCCGGCCCCCAGCGCGGCGCCGGAggcggccgcggccgcggccgccgcGCCGGCATTGAAGCCGAGCGAGAGGTCGTCCCCCCTGCtccccgcggcggcggcggccgctgCCGAGGACGCGACCCAGTCCGCGAAGGCGCCGGTGTCGGATGGGAAGCGCCGCCCCGAAGCCACACTTATACCCAGCGAATTCCGCGGCGGAGATCGGGATTAAAAataccaccaccgccccctccgaacccgccggccgccgcctacCCGCTCCGCTAGAAGCTACTCGTAGCGGCTGCTGAGCTGAGGCTACGGCGGCGATCCGCTAGAAGGAGAATAAAAATGAGCAGCGCTAGTACTAGTGTCTGACGCAGGAGCAGCGGGGGCTGAGGCTGAGGCTGAGGCTGCGGGTGTGGTGggagctgcttctccttctcttctcttctcttctcttctctccgTTTCTCCGCCTTGAAAAAGGAGAGGAGAGGATGGATAGCGAGTGCAGTAGCACTAGGCTGCGGCGTCTCTATCCGGCCCCAATTACTAGCGCCAACAATCTCCAACTCCTCCAAGCCAAGCACCGAGCTCCCTCGCTCGCTCTACCACCACTGACCACTCTACCACCGGTCTAGCTCTAGCTCTAGCTCTAGCTCTAGCGGCCTATATAGGAGTACCCGCCTGACAGGGCCCATCAATCTAGCCCCCCTCCTCCGGCTTTTCACGCCACTGTCATTTCCTCCCCCTCCCTCATTTTCTCCTCGTAGTACTGCTAGTACTTTTCTAAAATGTGCTGTGCAAGCCAAGGCTGGGCTGGGTTTTGCggaattttttttttaattttatatGTGTTGGTGGCGGTGTGCGGGCTCTGAAAAATTCCTGTGGAGGGACGGAGAtattctcctctcctctcttctggCTCTGGATCGGTGACGATCACTCgctatccatccatccatctttggccctgtcttcttcttcttcttttccccgCTTCCCACGCACTGAGACCAGCTTCTTCGCTTCGCTTCTCCTGCTCCCTCTCTGCCGCGCAGGCCTGCTGCGGCCAGGCGGCTGCGTTAACTGCTGCTCCGGTCCGGTGTCTGGCTAAACGGCGTCGGTTGGTAGGCACATGCTCGGCTCACAACCAAGATCTGGCGTGGCGAAACAAAGATCCGTTTCCAATTCCAACTTGCCAACGACTCTGTGTGGGTTTCTTCCATGCACCGAATTTTGTTGGGACGTGGGAGGAGGAAGGGGACGGCGTCCGGAGTTAGCGCTTGCAGTGCGCGTGGTTGGCGGGCTGGCTTTGCTCTTTGCTGGGCACCAGTGCATGACCAGGAGGAGGAGTAACTATTCTTAACAGCGCCGTGGTTCACGATTGGACACTTTCACTGTTCCGCTGCCACCAAACACATGTATTATTCATGCATTGATTAATCCCGGAGTAGAAACGAAGCTTGTTCGGTTTGGGGCTATAGTTTGTCCGATCATTGCACTGGGTTATGGAGTGCCATgtttagtttttttcttttttcttaaaAAGGAAGAAACCCTTATTTGAAACTTCCAAAAAAATGTAAAAAATAAAATTATGTGTAATATTATGGGAAAGTCTTACCTTCCATCGGTGGATCAGTGCGATCCATCCGCCGCCTCCTCATCCGTTAATTTTTTCCCATCCCGCGTTCAATGTTTTCCTCAAACTGGGCAGTTGTTTCAGAAACTCTCCAGTCCGTTGTCAGCCTACCGCGGCTCCGCACGCACGCCGTCACCGGCCTACCGCCGCCCTCCACCGTCGGCCTGTGCGCTGCCCCGCCGCCCTCCACCGCCGGCCCGCCCCTCACCagatccccacctcgccggatcgcCGGATCCCCACCTTGCGCGGCGAACGAGGAGGTGTGGGGCGCggacgccggcgagctcccgTCGCAACAACCATGGCCAGCCCTGGCTCCCTTGGCCTTGGAGCAAGGTGGTGGAGGAGAAGGCCGTGGAGGTGGTGGACGAGAAGGCTGACGAGGCGGCagcggaggacgacgaggagaagaagatggagtaggcggaggcggaggctggGGCCGTCATCGAGGGCACCACCGTGTCCTTCAAGGAGGAGAGCAACCTTGTGCCGACCTCGCCGACCCCGAGCAAAAGGCGCACGCCCAGATCAAGAAGCTCGTCGCGACCGCGCTCGCCGGCGGGGAGTTCGACCTGCCCCCGCCGCCGCGTTCTCCAActcgacctttgttgcaaaaagtttCCTGCAACACGacatttgttgcaaaaaaattcttccgtaaaaatacctatgttacagaaagacgaaggaaaaaaaatctgcaacaagcaaattgtttctgaaactcgaccgttgtttcaggaattaacggatccaaagtttattttttcaacaaagtgaaagtttctgcaactcgagcATCGTTCCAGGAATTGCGTCCAGAGCGGATCAGACGCAGCGGATCGGACGGCTACACGCGCGAGATCAAACGGTTGTCGAGGTGGATATTTATCTACCGATAGATGCATAGCAGTCCCCTAATATTATCAGATGCATCACGAATTTTTGTGTATACATGCTATAAAGATTGGATGCAGCAATTCGGGTTCCGACCTCATGTGCTCCTGCGCATgaataagtaaaataaaaaaaagcaaaaagttcataaaatacaaaataaaattGTGGCATGCAAGATGCTGGGTGCGTGAATTCCATACCAAATTTAATGGTGCTTTCACGTCTGAGCAGCCCTTAACTAAAAAAATTGAAGGAGCATAGCGGCCATGCATGGCTGACTTCTCGTACGGCGGCTTGTTAACCCATAATTAAACACGTTCGTCGTTTTTCAGTAAATTTTGCACGGGTCGCTTTCAACCACCATCTGCTCtatgcatgcatgtatgcatgCGGGTTGGAAAAAATGATTTATCTCATAGATTAATACTTTGATTGAAGATTCGTTTTCACCGTTAGGTTCGTCTCGACGAGACCTTCAAAATAagatcccatgttgacatgttttGTTGAATATTTTTTTCGTCGTTCCTAGTTGCTACATTTATGTCATCATAGTTGTCATTTTACGAGTGATAGTTGTCATAAAAATTATACATAGTTATCGGACAATAATTTTACACTTTTTAAGTATTGCAGTGTTATGTGAAGCTAAAAAAGGATATTAAAGCACTAACAATaagcaagtaaatgcatgaaccagCACAAGCACAATGAATCATGTTTTTTAGGAGGGTATATCGACATTCATAAATCTAATAACCAAGTTAATTTAACGTGAGAACTATGTGACAGATAATGTGACAAGTAAGTGATAGTAATCTGACAAGTAACGACGAAAAATAAAAGttatcgaaacatgtcgacatgtgatctagttttgaagatctcatcACGATAAAGTTAGTGGTGAAAGCGGATCATTAATTAAAATAACGGTTTGagagataatttttttaaaaaaatacaaCACCGCTAAGCAAGTTGTTTGAATTTATgtgcatgagaaaggggccgcacGGGAAAGCGGCTGTGCATTGTGTGCAGTttagatttttttaaaattaaataATCAGGACGGTGAGAAAGTTTATGAAGACACGCAGTTTGTACCCGGTTTTGTCTTTCCTTCTGCGAGCTCCTCGGACGTCCGAATATCACGAAATTTTCTCCGGACATCATGGTTGACCAAAAAGAAAAGTCAGTTGTTGTTATACTTTTTCCTGTTATATTTAAAATTAATTACTGGTCGCCTAGATCAGATGAGGGTGGGCTGAGATTTGATTTTTCGACAAAGATCCGCCTTTTGCTGCTAACCCGTGTACCGGATGGTGACAAGGATCTACAATTCCACGTTTCGACCTCCGCGGGTTCTACGCCGGCCGGCCCCATGGATATCTTGCTACGACAGCGAGGTGGGTCTCGTTTGGAACCATGGCGCGCGTGGTCCTGCCCTGCCTGGCTGCCTCCGCTCGCCGGAATCCTCGAAACGGGCACGCACGAGACCCAAATCGGCGAATCGAACAAACAAGTGGACGTGGACGATGCCCTGCCCAGCATGCACGAGACCCGAACGGTCACGAGTGGGAGGATGCCACGGTGTGAACGGGCGTGTAAAATGTGGCCGCAAAGGCGACGGCGCTGCGCCCCCCGCATGTGCCCGACCGCTCCCGGCTCGCATGCATGCACGCAGGCATGATTGATCGAACGGCGCCGCTACTTTGGACGACAACGGAGGAAAGCGTCCGGCCCTGTCACCGTCCCGGCCGATCGGCGAAAGAGCGCCCGGAGGTGGAACCAAAGGCGGGAGGCGGAGGTGGAAAAGGGCTCCCTTGTGGCGTTTGGACACGCTAATGGCATCTCCAAACGTGGTCCCTTGCAACGCCTACACGCACCCGGACCGAACTGTCTTAATGTAGTTTGCTAGTATCAAACATGACTAGTACTAGTATTTGCATGTGTACCGTTCCCTTATTTGAATTTTCGCAAAACGAACCCAAAAAAGGGAAGGTTTGCGAGGGTTCGGACATTCTCCATGTAGGACTTCGACATCTCCGGATCACTCAAGTCCCCCTTTCAGACCACTTTTCTTCGACTTCATCTTTGATCCCCTTTGCTCTGCGTCAGCACTCTTCTCGTTCTGTTTGCCGTTGTCCCCTTCGACCACAGCTCATGCATTGTCGGACGTCCACAACCCCCACGCACACACCTGACCGCCTTGGACTCTGCCGCGACGTCCACCCCGGATCTATTCATAGCCAGGTACCCTTTGCCCCTTGTCGAAGTCGACCATGATGAACAACAGGGCCAACAAATATTCGATCAAAAGCCattgtatttttttttctttttacctTCTCCTAGTTTCCTAGAGTAAGCAATAAGGACAATGGAGGGATACTCGGTGATGGAGGATAAGCCGATTTGTGATGCGTGGTTGGTCATATATACGACATTTCAGGCACGAGGCAAGGGGCCTCGATCCGATCTTTTGTCTAAACGTGCATCCTTTGTTTCACGAGCAAAACCACTCTGCACCCTCGAATTTGTACGTGATCCATGAACGTAATGTGAAGTTGCTATCCATCGCTGGTACACCATCTTCAACTATATCATGAAGTTTTATGATGTGATTGCACAAGTGGAGGAAAAGTGACCATTGGGCTCACATATCATCATGTAGCCCGGTCGACATGTTGTGGTGTACCACAAGATCGGGTGTAAGCCATTTACGATAATACATTATTGGATGAAGCTCAAGGGCCACATTACGTGGGATGACATATGCGGATTCACACTTGAGTATCGTCGAATTTGGAGTCGGTGAATTCGAAGAACTTGTTGAACATTTGGTTATCTCGGATGTAATTTTTTCCTTTGAACTATTATTGCACTAGGGATGCTAACATATCATTTTATGTATGAATTGTGCTTCTGAATTATTTGTTGCGGACTTCAGAGAAAAAATTAAGACAAACATTAGGGGGGAGGGTTGGATGGCTGGCTCCCATATCCGTGTCCACTTACAATTCCGGACCAGTCAACGGAGAATTAGTGATTCTGTTTTGAGAGAAGACGTTGCAGATGGAAAATTTTGGGTATATATACAGCCTAAATGGGGAAATTTATAAAGCATTCAAAAAATTAGAAGTATTTATGGAATAAACTTGACTTTCTTTTGcactaatatatatatttttcatgAAGAAAAAAAACTTTGACTTCAAGGCAAAAATATTTAAGTTTTATTTGCCAAGAAGTAGACGGGGAGTTTTCCTTTGCGGATTGTTTTGCATGTACAATATAGAAGGTCCGTTTTATTTTAAAAATTTAGACTAttttagaaaataaaataaaatagagcGTATACACTGAGGAACCAAAGTCCGTATATGCCCCAAGCAAACATAACATGCGTGCCAATTGCCAACGGAGGAAGGTGGCAGCTGCCAAAAGAACTGTTGGAGCGTCTCCTGTCGCGGCTGTAAAGCCTGTGTCAAAGTTAGATGGCGAGGATCGGGCGGGCACCGGTCTCCTGCGACGTAACGTCAAGGAGCCGGTGGAGGCCGGTGACGTTGACGGACCTACGGCGGGCGGGGTCAGGTCCCGTCCAGACGTGACGCACAGATCTTTTCGATCGGTTGATGCAGCGGCAGCCGGCAGGCAGCTGGTCCCTTGCGAGAGCTAACGAGACACCACAGCTTTTGCAGTTTTGCTGCTTGCGAGAGAGCACCCGGATCCCGGTCTGATCCTTCCATCCAGTCCAGCTGCTGTGTCGTGTGTTTCGTGATGACCCCGCTCTCATGCACCCGCTACGCTTTGGCCCAGGTTTACATGTTAAACTGACAAAAAGGTGGCTCGAAAACGCCGCTGGTttacggttgaggaggaagcatcCGCGGCCGGGGAAAAGGCCGAGTTTGCGACTGAGATTCGCCGTCCACTGCATGTCGCCGTCGTCAGATCGGGCACGCACCGGTTAGTTGGTAAACTAAACGAGAGTTCCGTCCTTTTGCTCCCGTCGAGATAAAGCGGAATCGGGTGTGGCGGGGGCGACGAATGATCGGCGTGCAGCTCCCCGGATGTTCTCTGTGTGTGCAGGGATCGGCGCCTAAAATACTCCCCCCGCCGTCCGGCATGCCTGCCATATCATGGGACAGATTTCTAACAAATTCACACGCACATATTTCCATGCAAGAAAGCCTTGGGATAAATGGTAGTACGTGATCAAAACGGTTTTGCACTGATTGAGAAAGGAAAAATTGCGAGGTAAACGATTTTGTTTGTTACTACTCCCTCTATAATGTACTATATTGTATATTTTTTAAAGTGAAAGCTCATAAACTTTGATCAAATTTATGGACATGTTTACCTCTAAATTGCCAAACATATGTTATCAGATTTATATAAGATGCAGTTGCATCTTATATATATTTGCTCGCGTACATATGAACAGTTTTCTCTATAAACTTAGTCAGAGTTTGTCAAGTTTGGTTTTGAAAAACATATACGCACTACTCCCACCTTTCCGATTTATAAGGTTCATctcaaaaatttcaaattttcattatattaggTTCATTTTAAGTCTAATTGAGTTAAAGTGTTTTGATTCTCACGCTATATTTAATTTATAGAGTTTAAAGAATGAAAATGAGTGGCTATGCTTGCATCGTTTTCTACATCGACCATACAAGTCCAATGAAAAGGACGATGCTACATTTATTGACTCAGAAATtaaatatgtgagaaatatttcattggctagttaaaaCTAGCGTCATCCACTCACAGTTCACCTTgattgatgagatttcagattgtggccctataaaccggaaaggaaggAATATATTATGGAACTAAAGGAGTACATCTAGTTAGGTTCATATTTCGATCATAATTTTAACTAATAAAATATAAATTATACATATAGAAAAATAATACCAATAGAAATTATGTTGAAATATGaatcaaactatatgatttttagTGACATGCATTAATATTTTGCTAGTTACAAAATACCAAGGGGTCCAATAAAGCAGGACGGAGGTAGTGTGCGTGAACTTTCCGTGGACTTCCATACATGTATCTATTTTAATTATGTATTATAGTAAAAATAGTATTCTTGTCTAATATTACAATGGATAAACACGAGCAAATGAATTAAAGAAAATACAAGTCCAACCTAGATGCACTCCAATCTTGCACCAGAAAAAAAGTCACGACTTGATTTCAGTTTTTCCAAATGTACAATTGCAGATGCTCAAATACATGCATATACATTCACACATATGAGAGCACACATCTATGTATACTAAGCAACTTTGTGATACTGAGCTGGCATCACATCTTGAGATTGGCGAAAAAGCCACGAAAGGTGCCTCATAGTCAAAAGGAGTGTCTCCTCCCACTTAACGAGCATGCCAAAAAGTTTAAATATAAATCCGAAAAACTGCGAACGCGAGCGCCAATTCTTGGTCTTAAACCGTGACGCGTTGGTTCCACCAAAGGAACCTAACCATTGCTCATGTAGGAAGCAATATCAGTTGACTACTAATTCCTTCATGTATGATAATTGCTCATGTGGGATAGAAATAAAGAAGCCTGAGAGAATTGATTGATCTTTTGGTAAAACATGCACTCCTTGTTAAATACTATCATGATAAGAGTTGGCCATGGTCTCTATATGTTGTCGGATTTAAGATAAAGTATAAAGTAACTTCAAACCCACATTACTAAATGCCCCAATTTGAATTTCACATACGTTAACCCTTATGCTGAAATTTCACATATGTTAATCCTATAAGAGTCGACTTCTAGAGAGAAAACAAATCGCAGCTCCGAGTGCACGAAGGTTTCTATGGCCTCCGCGGTAAGTTTGGTTTGAAGGCCATACTTTTTGGGTGGGAGGGGTGGGATTATCACTAGCGTTTGAAATGTGTGTgtgtggcggggggggggggggggggacggtaGGGTGGCGGTGACACAATTTAGTGGGATGATCTAGCAAGACGTGATGTGGAGGAGTCGCCAATGCTACTTGTTGCGGGTGCCGAGGCGGGCGATCGAGGGCAACACATGTGAAAGAATATAACCAGAACATTCAACGGAGGGAGAAGAGGCGGACCTGACCATCCATTTTAGATCCAACACGCCGAAGCCTTTCCCCCATCCGGTTGTATTGAGGGTGCACATAGATCCAAGTCATGGATTTGACTAACAAAATTTTGTTATATAACACCAAGAGTATATCATTGGACTATTAACCGGATGTTGTTTgtggacataattatttttaccACATATAATGCATATCCTTTTTTTTTAATTCGCATGATAGCTTTCTCTCGAGTCAAACTTCTAAAATTAAACCAAAGCTAATATGGGGAGTAAATAAACTGAGAAAGTGTTTAAATAGTTAAATTGTCCACCTGCAACCAGGGAAGGATCCATTATAGGGTGTAGAGTAGGGATCGGCCCACCCTAAAGATCTTGGCTGAGCCTATATAAGTGCTGAAGAAATGAAAAATGAATCCAAAAGACCCAACCCAACCCACCTCAACCCCACTCTAGCATTTTGAGCTCGATCCGCCGCTGGCTGAGTCTACGCACATCCGGATGGAGGGATTACCAAATGCATAGGCGTCCTCTTAATTTTCATTTATACAGTAGTTGATACGGGTGCACCAAATACGTACGAGTAGTCATCAAACATCCTTTGGGCCGCAAACGGGAACCTCTTGGCAAGGAAAGATGCCATTTATGGCTCGCGAGAGGCGTACACGAGAGGCGCGTACCGGCGCCGCATGCAGCCCAAGCACGGCCAGCACCCACTACCATGGACATGGAGTACGTCCATACGTCCATacgagagggagatggaggaagacGGGAATTATTGGAGCGTCCGGCGCGGCAGCTGCACGCTGTCGGGGACCGCCGGCCACCTCCTCTCCTCCGTCTTCTTGGACTTGGACGCTAGCTGCGCCGCGGCGTGCATTTACTACTGCCCGCCTAACGGCCCCCGCGACGTGTCGCTCCTCTGGCCCCGGACACACACACAAACGACTCGCCGCACAGCACAGCACAGCACAGCAACGTAACACACACGCGTACCGGATCTGCATGCACATGCATGGACACGTACGCACGTATGTTGTGATCCATACAATATCGTGCGATCTACGATGCCAGTGGGCAAATCCACGACGAGCAGAGCAGGAGGAGGGCGGTACGTACTGGAGAGCAGAGACTAGAGTACAGTGCACCGGTGGGGCGGTGGACGGTGGTGGTACAAGAGGCAATAGATGCGGCGGGTTTCTCGCTACAGGAGCTGCCGCAAACAGTAATGCGTCGTTGCTTAATTCGCTACGAGACAGGGAGTCAGCCAGGGACAGGCCCGAATGGCCCGCGGTCGGTACACTCACTGTCCAGTAGGAGGAGTAGCAACTTCCggacggacggacgaggtcccgaGCCTAGCATGCCATAGCATGTACTGCTACGACGGACGGCGTGCTCATTCCGTTGCATCGATCGATCGACCGTGCGACGTTCAGGCACCAGAAGCTGGGCGCATTGGAATATACTTCGCACGAGTACGTAGGTAGCTAGGTGCCCGGCTCAACGGTGATCCGTGTAAGTTTTTGGTTTGTGAATGGGATCACGGAGGCTGCATGCATGtgtaagaaagaaagaaagaaaggagaAATTGGGGTGGAGTGGTAGTATGCCAAAGAGGGCATGGAACGTGTAAGTTTTTGGCCCGTGTTGGCGCACCGTTTGCATGCATGCTTTTTGGACGGGAGGGGAGGAATTATTGGTGCAGGGCGGGCGGGCCTCCGTGAATTTAGCCCGGCTTGTCGCCACCATTCCCGCCCTCGCTCCCCCGGCGCGGACCCTCCCACCCGTCGCCGTGCAcctcgtcgtcttcttcctcggccgCTGTCCGGCCGGTAGATTTTATGGAGGGAAAGGAGAACAGTTGGCCGGCACATGGGGTGGCAGTGAGATACAGGACCGGTACCGGCCGGTCGAGCCCACCGCCGCTGCGACGCTGAGCACGAGCCTTTCTGCCCGGGGCTAATCCCGCCATCATTCCGCGGCTCATTGGTCCCTAACCCCCTCTCTCTCATCTCAGTGTCGCAGGCCCAGTCCTCTCTCATACAGTGGATTATTACTCGGACCACGCTCCTGCCCGTCACAGTAAAAATACGCTGCTGCAGTCGTCAGAGCCGCGATAAGTCAACTTTATTTATCCTCCGTGACTTGATGGCGCCCGCCCGGCCTCTTCGCTGTTTTTTTTTCACTGCGCGGGTGTTCATGATTGGTTGGGGGTCGGTTGCAGGTTGGAATATTTTTCTTCGGCGAAAGGGTTCCTGGAGATGAACCGGCTCGGCACAGGGGTCAATTAAGGTCAGCTCATCGGGGACGTGGCCGCGGCCCGCGGGAAATTAATTAAGTCTGTTCGATGTGCGTGCGTGCATGCAGCGCCTGGGGCTTGGCGGCGTCGCAGGGTCATCGCTGGCTTTCATGCATGGCGCATGGCGCATGGCACGTCACACCTTCGGTTTGGGACTAGCCATGGATGAGCACGCTCAAAGGAGTACGTAGCTGAATACTATACCACTCTCTCCTATACTCATAATAAATGTGGCAGTTTTGAATCGCGATTGGACGGGTCCTAGTCGTATTCTCGCTTCCTAAATTTAGATGTATTTCGGACCGTATGCGGTATGCCTCGCCGAGAGGGGTGAGAACGAGATTGACAAAAAGTGTGGGCGCGCCTGCCCCCCGTAGCATAGCACCACGGAAATGCTGTACCGAAGCGTACTCGGAAGCAGTGTGGGACACTGCGAGCCGAAGGACCGAAGCGACGGGCGGATCGGATGGAGGCCGGAGGTAATTATTGCGTGGATCATCCTTCCTCCACTCAACCTTTTTCTTTTCTGCGGGAAATTCTTCCACTGAACCTTGCTTGGCATCGGATCCTCGCGTGCTTCCTTGGCAATGGAAGTCGAACCAATGCCCGTAGCCACTCCAAACCACCGACTCATTACGTCCGCGCTTATTCGTTTGAATCATTGTGGACAGTAAAAATAACTCAACGTGTCGATTTAAATGAACGCGCCTTTATTTTGTGTCCATTCGCGATCCATATCAGACTCAAATTTGGATTGGATTTGCGTTGACACGGACAAAGGACACACACTTGCGTCGCCCTCCTTTCTCTTCCCCATGCCCGCTAGTCGG
Coding sequences within:
- the LOC123445547 gene encoding protein LATERAL ROOT PRIMORDIUM 1-like, encoding MAAGDVGMVVVAPAASFHHTHHHHHHHDPAASDAIFPLLSAGPCVLDPEAAKAAAASGGIQFWQSAQHHSPSAGGAGGGNPNPSLGPFYLKKPVPMLDGGGDGSSGSGTTTCQDCGNQAKKDCTHSRCRTCCKSRGFDCSTHVKSTWVPAARRRERQHLGGSASSPANASTAAGSKKPRLLSSQQQATTSHTSTSNATTPRSYDTTSSHQDASFRGNLPRQVRAPAVFRCVRVTSIDDGEDEYAYQATVTINGHVFKGFLYDQGVDDGRASNDIDPSTGGAVPNMSELHLGGGGGNAARGGGGSSSMAPSDMYGGGGAGGAGGGGGGQHILGGGSSYGNTMN